CGTCAGCGCGTCGCCTTGGGGCGTGCACTGGCGGTGAGGCCCGATATTTTACTGCTGGACGAACCGCTCTCCAATCTGGATGCCCGCATTCGCCTACAGCTGCGCGATGAGATCCGTGCGCTGCAACAGCGTCTGGGATTGACGGCGATCCACGTGACGCACGATCGCGAAGAAGCGATGGTGATGGCGGATCGCATCGTGATTTTGAATCAGGGCCGCATCATGCAGGCGGGTAGCCCGCAAGAGGTGTACCACCATCCGGCCAGTGCGTTTGTCGCGGCGTTTATGGGCGCAGAAAACCGGCTGGTGCTGGAAGCGCGCTATGACGGTGAGACGCTGATGATCCCTGGGGATGCCGAAAGTCACTCGCTGGTGCCAGCGCATACGTCGCTACAGCCCGGCCTGATAGAAGCGCGCTTTCGTGCGGAAGCGGCTTGTCTTTACGATGCGGCAGAGGTTCCGCTCATCCAACCCGGTATGTTGATGCGCTACGGTACGGTGCAGGCACAAAGTTACCCCGGTGGATACTGGCTGCATACAATTTCCAGTGGTTCCTGGCGGATACAGGTTCACGCCGCGCATCCCTATGCCATTGGGCAGCGGGTTGCGGTGCAAATCCCTGCCGAGGCGCTGTTTCTTTTCCCGCTGGCAGAAGAGGCGATGTCTTCGCCAGCGGTACCGGACACCTCTTCACGTTATTCCTCGCTTCCCGGCCTGACGGCCTGATCCTGAATTGGAGACAAATGATATGAAACGCATTTTTGCTGCAACGCTGATGATGAGTACGCCACTGGCTGCTGTACAGGCTCAGGAATTAACGGTGTTGACGGCGGGTGACCAGAACATGGTCGACTATGTCAATGAATATCTGGGGCCGCTGTTTGAGAAACAGCATCCCGGCGTAAAAGTACGTGCGGTCGGCACCGGACCGGGTGATGCGGGGTCGCAGAAGATTCTTGAGCGTTTCAATGCACAGCAGGCCGCGGGTGCCAAAGTCTGGGACACCGATGTGGCGGTCGTGCATGAGAAGTTTGTCGGCCCGATGGTGCAAAAGGGCGATCTGCTGAAATATCGCGACGATATCGCCAGTGGAAAGTTGGTTAGCATGGCCGCGGCGGATAAAGCCATGGGGACGGACGTAAAAGGCTATGTCATGCCGATGTTCAGCAGCCAGACGGCGCTGGCCTATAACCCTGGCATGGTAGCGAATCCGCCTAAAAGCTATGACGAAATTCAACAGTGGGCTGCCGCGAATCCGAAAATGTTCGGCTATAACGGGATTAAAGGCGGTGCGTCGGGTGTGAGCTTCGTGATGGGCTGGATTTACGCTTACGGCGGCGATGCCCAGAAGCTGATGAACGGACCGTTTGATGAGACGGCAGCGCAGAAATGGCAGCCGGCGTTTGAACGCCTGAAAGCTTTTAACAAGAACGTGACGCTGACGCCGGGCAACGCTGGCACGCTCGATATGTTGAGCCGTGGCGAAATCGCGATGGGGCCGGTGTGGGTCGACATGTTCTACTCCTGGAAAGCGAGCGGACAACTGCCGGACAATTTCAAATTGCTGTTGCCTGCGCCCGGTATGCCGGGGCAGCCGATGCACTATGTCATCCCCGCGCAGGCACCGAACCGCGAACTGGCTAAGCAGTTTGTTGAACTGGCAACCAGCGCCAAAGTACAGGCCGAAGGGATTGTGGAACGCTTTAACTGGTATCCGGGGATCGATGCCAAGTACGTTCAGGCTGAGCTAAAACCCGCGGTATGGCAACGTCTGTTCACGGATGTGACGCCGGATGAGCTGGCGAGCAAAGGAAAAACGTTCCCTATCGCGCCTTATCACACCGCGATTCTGAACGCCTATGAGCAGGCGATGGCGAAATAGTGCCGCTGGCTTAGATACCCCTTAGCATCACATGCGCTCTGGCGGGATGAAGCCAGAGAGCGGAGACATTCATGTTGCACGTATCCCAATTTTCCTCCCGACTGGCGGGTATCGCGCTTGTGCTACCCGCGCTGGCGGTGGTGGCTGTCTGTTTTATCACGCCGCTGGGGCTGTCGGTTGGGGGCGCTTTTGTCAGTCAGAATGGCGTGGGCATTGATAATTTTGTCACGGCATTGACGCTGTATCTGCCCGATATCCTGTTTACCTTACTGATAGTGAGCCTCTCAACGCTGCTGATTGGCCTGCTATCGGTCATGATCGGCGGTTACCTGACGCTAGGGGAAAGCCCGCGTATGGTGGCGTTGCTGCGCTGTGTCTATCGCTGGCCCCTGTTTATTCCGTTTATCGTGACCGGGCAAATTTTACGCACGTTTCTGGCTAAGAACGGCTGGCTGAATGGCGCACTGGATACGCTCGGCATTGTCGATATGGCCAGTGCCAGCAACTGGCTGGACTGGCGTGGCATTGTGTTCGCTTTTGTCTGGAAACAGACGCCGTTTGTGGCGCTGCTGATCGCTGGTGCGATGGCGTCGCTGGATCGCACAATGATAGAGTCCGCCCGTAACTTAGGCGCGTCGCGCTTGCGTATCCTGTGTGAAATTGTGGTGCCTCAGGTTGGGCAAACGCTGCTTACCGGGCTCATTCTCTCTTTTGTCACCATGATGTCGGTACTGTCCGTACCGATGATGATTAATGCTCAGTCGCCGACGATGTTAACCGCCAACATTGCCTTCCGCATTAACGCCTACGGAGATTATGGCGTGGCGAATGCGTTGGGGGTGATTTCCCTGCTGATGACCGGTCTGTTTGCCGTGATTTATCTCCGCTTGAACATGAGGGATAAAGCATGAAGAACGTACTGTGGTGGATCCCGAGAATGCTGATTCTGGGGACGCTGATCTTCTTGATCTTTGGGCCATTGGCTAACCTCTTGCTGTGGTCGGTAGCGGAAAAATGGTTTTATCCTCACCTGTTGCCCA
The genomic region above belongs to Pectobacterium colocasium and contains:
- a CDS encoding ABC transporter ATP-binding protein, with translation MQKTTSSAASPHIVIDHLHVGYGTTAVLNDIHLEIAQGEFVALLGSSGCGKTTLLRTVAGFSSPRAGAIRVNGQDMTQAPPEKRGMALVFQSYALWPHMTVAQHIAYGLRLHRVPRAEIASRVAELETMLGLTGLSARKPAELSGGQRQRVALGRALAVRPDILLLDEPLSNLDARIRLQLRDEIRALQQRLGLTAIHVTHDREEAMVMADRIVILNQGRIMQAGSPQEVYHHPASAFVAAFMGAENRLVLEARYDGETLMIPGDAESHSLVPAHTSLQPGLIEARFRAEAACLYDAAEVPLIQPGMLMRYGTVQAQSYPGGYWLHTISSGSWRIQVHAAHPYAIGQRVAVQIPAEALFLFPLAEEAMSSPAVPDTSSRYSSLPGLTA
- a CDS encoding extracellular solute-binding protein, encoding MKRIFAATLMMSTPLAAVQAQELTVLTAGDQNMVDYVNEYLGPLFEKQHPGVKVRAVGTGPGDAGSQKILERFNAQQAAGAKVWDTDVAVVHEKFVGPMVQKGDLLKYRDDIASGKLVSMAAADKAMGTDVKGYVMPMFSSQTALAYNPGMVANPPKSYDEIQQWAAANPKMFGYNGIKGGASGVSFVMGWIYAYGGDAQKLMNGPFDETAAQKWQPAFERLKAFNKNVTLTPGNAGTLDMLSRGEIAMGPVWVDMFYSWKASGQLPDNFKLLLPAPGMPGQPMHYVIPAQAPNRELAKQFVELATSAKVQAEGIVERFNWYPGIDAKYVQAELKPAVWQRLFTDVTPDELASKGKTFPIAPYHTAILNAYEQAMAK
- a CDS encoding ABC transporter permease, whose protein sequence is MLHVSQFSSRLAGIALVLPALAVVAVCFITPLGLSVGGAFVSQNGVGIDNFVTALTLYLPDILFTLLIVSLSTLLIGLLSVMIGGYLTLGESPRMVALLRCVYRWPLFIPFIVTGQILRTFLAKNGWLNGALDTLGIVDMASASNWLDWRGIVFAFVWKQTPFVALLIAGAMASLDRTMIESARNLGASRLRILCEIVVPQVGQTLLTGLILSFVTMMSVLSVPMMINAQSPTMLTANIAFRINAYGDYGVANALGVISLLMTGLFAVIYLRLNMRDKA